AGAGGTGTTGTATTGGATGTAGTAGattaaagaggccagtgagtgttaatgtgtatgtatatgtggtCATGATTATAGCAGCACACGTGTCACTGTCGCCCTCTGCTGGACAGAATATGTATAGCACGACTTTCcatttattataatgtgtgtTTCTTCGTGATTCAGGCTGACAGTGAGATGACCTGCAGTATGAAGAGGGGATGAAACTGAGCTCATTCTCTCTTCCACTTCACATCCACATTTGCCTTTGTTAGTTTTCGGTTTGTTTGCAGGTTCTGTTCGTCCTGTTTTTGCAGCTTAATTTCTTAAGTTTAGTTTCTATGTGGATTTAGGTCCTACAGTCCTTTAAGGGTTGTTCAGTTTGGATGGCTCATCAGTTTTAGTTGGAAATTGTCTCAAATCTATTTATTATGTCTGGTCTTGTTTGAGAGGGTCGTCACACCACCAACCTCTCTCTGATTAAGAATCCTTATagtctatttattttatttgttttgatttggttctactttattttatgttatttaattatCATCATTCTATAAGTTTTATGTTCTTATttgattttacatcatttgtttcttttgtctttttaagtctaacttttactcttttttttgggATTATTTTTCTTATCATACTTATTTCCTTTTGCATGCGTtggtctcatttttttctttgtttttattccttttctttatgctGTCAcctgttctgtcttattatcagcttgtcaatcaactgtgaaacactttgagatacattaacctgaatgaaagctgctatataaatacattttgattgataGTAAACAGCATCCAACTGATAATTAAAGTTACTGACAGgtgaaataaaagttaaaaaaaagtcactcaCCTCCGTTTCTGTTCTGACTTTTGATTTTTCTGTAGTCGTTGTAAAGAGGCTCCAGGTATTTATAACAATCCACAGCGGTGCCAGTTAACCTCATGTACATCGCTCCGAGTAAACGAACATatctaaacaaataaataaataaaaacagaaagtagAGTGGTGAGAACGATCCACAGCACCAGATTTAACAAGTATGGTATGAGACAATACCGGTGACTCACTTGAAATCCTCATTTTTTATGAACTCGACGATGATGTCTTTCTCAGGCTGAATCTGCAGCATCTTCAGCGTGAGGCAGAGGAAGGGAGTGGGCTTGATGTTTCCACCGTAAACGCCACCGACATACTTCAGCTCCATCGCTTTGTCGACGACAAGCTCGGCTGCatggaggaaaacacacacatgtatgattAGTTGGGACATTATTCTTCAGATTTGAGGCTTTGATCAACCTCCCAACAAATGGGTTTTTAATACTGTAAGAGTATCCAAGAGGATTATATGAACTTTGCAATTTTTATATACATTAATCGGCCACTTTATTAAGTACAcctgtaaaagtactgcagtattataatgatgtagtatgcagtattacagtaaaagtactgcagtgttatgagtgatgtagtatgcagtattacagtaaaagtactgcaatatTTTGAGTgacgtagtatgcagtattacagtaaaagtactgcagtgttatgagtgatgtagtatgcagtattacagtaaaagtactgcagtattatgagtgatgtagtatgcagcattacagtaaaagtactgcagtagtatgagcgatgtagtatgcagcattacagtaaaagtactgcagtattatgagcgatgtagtatgcagcattacagtaaaagtactgcagtattatgagcgatgtagtatgcagtattacagtaaaagtactgcagtattatgagcgatgtagtatgcagcattaaagtaaaagtactgcagtattatgagcgatgtagtatgcagtattacagtaaaagtactgcagtattatgagcaatgtagtatgcagtattacagtaaaagtactgcagtattatgagcgatgtagtatgcagtattacagtaaaagtactgcagtattatgagcaatgtagtatgcagtattacagtaaaagtactgcagtattatgagtgatgtagtatgcagtattacagtaaaagtactgcagtattatgagcaatgtagtatgcagtattacagtaaaagtactgcagtattatgagtgatgtagtatgcagtattacagtaaagtagtggtttggtccctctgactgatatattattattatgacataattagattattaatagtgaagcatcagtgttagagcagcatgttactgttgtagttgTTATGTTGGATCAATTTAatattagataaataaatgtataaagtataaaatagcatcaaatggaaatattacagtaaagtaaaagtacctcaaaattataCTTAAGTACTTCCCACTACTGGctgttatttatacattatgGTAACTACGCTTTACGTGTTTAAGATGAACTAagttactttaaattaaataaacacagcgACGTAAAATAAGCCGTTGTTTCGGTTATTAGCATTAGCCCACGTAGACCTACTGTTAGCTGCGCGGCTAACAggctagcatgctaacaagctaacTCACCGCTAAGACCGAAACATTCCTCCTTCCAGTATTTAGACTCGTATATTCGAGTCCGGATGATTTTCTCCACCAGGTATTGCGGGTTGGTGCCGTGTATACTGTTCGCATCTTTTACTGTTCTGTTTGCCATCTGAGCAGAGTTAATGTATTAGCATGAGCACCGCagcctgcttcttcttcttcttcaagcGTTTGATGTTGGTTAACTTCCAGCTTATAGACGCATTaccgccatctagtggccgaaCATGAAAAGCACAGCTCATTTTAACAAGATTTCACTTTTCAAcataaaaagggaaagaaaaaactgagcgaaaataataaatactaaaaataaaatacaaatggGCAGTGGGGAATCAAAGTACAGCGGTATTTATACAGATATGATGAACATATACAGAATGTATCGTTCCTGGGATTTATATATTAAGGTgtaatgttcctgggatttacatagtGCGGTGATTtaaggacagcatcagtcttttttagtttgaggtacttttactccattttttatattaacatgttcataaaatgagacaaaatccttgtaaaaaaaaagatcataatGAATTTGGAGACATTTTTATAAAGCTGTAGCGTCTCCACTTCAACAGGGGGCGCCATCGCCTTACCCACCAACCCACTACAAAAAATACCACGAATAAGAAAAGTAGTAAAGGAAGTGACGCAATTTTCGCGCGAAACGTTTTAACAGTGGAAGCTCTGCATGGTCTGCAGAGTTTCACCTCTGAAATCTACTGATCTGATCCAGGGATTTAAACTGAAGCAGATAAACTTGAAGAAGCTTGAATCCGGATTAAAAAGTgaagttttagtgtttttatttttgagcTCGAACAGAGAAGATGAAATATTTCACCAGAAAGAGAATCAGACGCATCTATGAGTGGCGAGGAGAGCCTGTCAACTTCAATAGGAAGttaaaaacatatgaatacagGTTAGTACTGTCATGactgatgtagttaaagtattgcagtaaaagtacgtaagtgttatgagtgatgtagttaaagtactgcagtattatgactgatgtagttaaagtactgcagtattatgactgatgtagttaaagtactgcagtaaaagtactgcaatatTTTGAGTgacgtagtatgcagtattacagtaaaagtactgcaatatTTTGAGTgacgtagtatgcagtattacagtaaaagtactgcagtattatgagcgatgtagtatgcagtattacagtaaaagtactgcagtattatgagtgatgtagtatgcagtattacagtaaaagtactgcagtattatgagcgatgtagtatgcagtattacagtaaaagtactgcagtattatgagtgatgtagtatgcagtattacagtaaagtagtggtttggtcctctgactgatatattattattatgacatcattagattattaatagtgaagcatcagtgttagagcagcatgttactgttgtagctgctggaggtggagctagtttacactactttatatacagtcatcTAACTTAGTCCTGTTtctgaaatgtagaaagtagcatcacatggaaatactacagtaaagtacttcAATACTGTACTTAGGTAACTTTCCACCACTGTCAGCAGCTATTATAGGAACTGATTAGTCACATTTTAATCAATAGTGTAGCTCTTTCCAAATGTTTGGTCCAACCAACAGACTAAAAAGTTTGATGTATGTATGAAAACCAGAATATACTCACATTTATGAAGATGAAACAAGTGGAGTTTGACCATTTTATTCCAAAGAAATTGTTCAAatatcaaatcttttttttaatataatatttttaataaaatctttTGTCGCTTTTCTCTAGTTTTCTGCTCTAGATTTGATCAGGAAATCTCTCCTGTTGTTGTCTTTATCAGAGGTGAGgattgttcatgttttctgtgtgtctctcagctCGTTGGCCATCAGTTTGGAGGATCTGCCGAGGACAACCATCATCAACACGGGCCAGCACATCTTCATCGAGGGAGAGGATGAAGACAACCCGTACGTGGCCAAAGTCGTCAAGCTGTTTGGAGACGGTGAGTCACAGACGACGatgaaaagaacaaattaaaaatggaaaaatatgtttttattccaaACGAGGGTGGACAATAATTAAATCGCacctttttattgattttcattggatttgtgTTATGAAGATATGTGGAATTCATCACCTacattataaacacattaatcatTCCCTCCAGGAAACTGCATTTAAAACCAGTTCAACACCTCTTTGAATTAATGTCATTTTGCTTAATCGTGGCAACTTTTCTGCTCATGATTTGGATCTTTTATCACATTTGGAGTTGGGCTCCAGATCTATGACTCGACTTGAGCatcgtctgtgtgtgtttcagagagcGGCGAGCAGAAGAAGGCCGTAGTTCAGTGGTTCTGTCGAGTGTCCGAAGTGCCTCAGAGCAAACTGAAGCTGCTGGGCCGAGAGCCACACCCGCAGGAGATCTTCTACTATCAGGCTCGCAGCTGTGATGAGGAGGTCGACGCAGAGTCCATCCTGAGACCTGTGCAGGTGAACGAGTGACTGCTtatattacttctttttttttaaagctgtataatgtttatttaaatatctGATCTGGAACCCAAGGACCCCTGGATTATGTACCGGGGTCTGATACCAGGTTCAAAATAACATCTTTGTCTTAAAAATCTTGATATTGTCGTGTAAAGAGGCCATCACAAGGAAGTGGTTGAACTGTGACCCCCTCATGGCCTGCTGCAGCACATTGTAGGGGAAATAAACTCGATAGAACGACTCATTAACCCACATCCTGAATAAACAATTGCCGCTTTAcaccactatacagttctagcactactcggtttggtaccaggaacgacctaaccctaaccctaaccctaccctaaccctaacccgagaACCTACTGATGGACACCAGCAGTGAAGGAGGCCTTTAGGGACTGGCTGGCTCAGGGGTCTCCTGAAGCAGCAGAAGTGTACCACTGGGCCAAAAAGGCAGCGACTCGGCTGGTCATTGACGCCAAATCACGGGTGGGGGAGGAGTTCGGGAACGCAATGGAGAAGGACTTAGTGCAGGTGTTTTTCAGCAGGGGATATCATCAGGTGGTGGAAGGAACAATTTAAGGAACTCTGAACCCAAGCCAACATGTTCTCTATGGAGGAGGCAGAGCTGGATGATTTCGGGGAATCTTCACCCATATTCCTGGCAGAGGTCTCCGAGGTAGTTAAACAGCTCCTCAGTGGCAAGGCGCCGGATCTGGATGAgatgctgaaggctctggacattGTGGGGTTCTCATGGCTGACACCTCCATGCAACATTGAAGAGACGTGAGGACCAGTGCCCATGGACTGGCAGATGCTGTGCTCTAACTATCGGTGGATTACACTACTTAGCCTCTcgggaaaagcaaaaaaaaaaaattgttgaaCCTCTAATTCAGGAGGAGCGATTTGGATTCTGCTGTGGCCGTGGAACCGTGAACCAGCTCTTTACTTTTGCAGGGATACTTGAGGGGTCATGAAAGTTCACACATCCAGAATGGGGGATAAAAAACAGTGCTGGGGAATcaagtttttgtatttaaaaccACTGACAACGACATGCAGAGGTCTGTCCTGTCAGCAGTGAAGGTTACTGGacagttaaataaacaaaagttCATAAATATGTGATTctatttgtttctttattttacttcCAAACACatctatgtatatgtattttggAATCTATGTTTATTAATCATGATTgattgtttcagacagaggctgaactgaggggctgcatcagataaataagtagtttttaactggaaatgatttcagtagagccccagaaaataaatgtagatCTGGAAATGGGAAGAATATGAACTCTTTaacttccttttcttttattataaaGGTGAAGCACCTGGATGGAGCCACTCCGTTCCCCGACTCCTCCGATAAAGAAACTCTGTACGTGAAGCTGTCCTGGAACACAAAGACCTTCAGGGTGGTGAATTCTGCTCTGGTGGAgggtttcctctctcctccctgtccCAAACCCTCCCTCCCACCATCACCACCCTGTTTGCCGGTCGCTGTCACCCCCGCGTCCCGAGGCCCAGCTCGACGCGCCCTGCCGACGCCGGACTTGGCCGTCATGCTCCGTGCAGCATCGGGGGAGGTGAGATACAGCAGAGCCACCATGAGCGCGGGGAAGGCCAGCGCCATGGAGGTCGAGTCCCTGCACTCCGTCACCAAGCTGTCGGCCTCCAAATGTCTGAGCGCCAAGAGGAGGAACGCCTCAGCCGGGACGCCGGGAGTCCGCAAGAAACTGGAGCTCAACAGTGAGTGTCAGAAATATcaaaaaacagagcaaatacACAGAGAAGTCATGTGAAATATTGTTCTGAAACCAAAACTAATAACACCAACATGTGTTTCAGTGCCTCAATTCTCTCAGTATAAATGACTTTATCATCAGCTGGATTTACTTATTAAACATGAAAGATGTACCGTCTGTATATTTgacatcttttcattttatcaCAAAAGTACATAATAGTTTCTCAGAGTTGAAGGtttcattgattaattaattatcttaACATTTGTGTATTAATGAAGCTTTTCTATCCTCATGCCGTCAGGTTCGGAGAGGAACTCTTTGACCAACGACGACATCCTGAACGAGCTGCTGGACGAGGAGCTGGAGTTGGCTCAGAGGTTGTCGTCCTCCCCCCCTCAGACCCTGCCTCTCGCCCACAGCCTCACCCCCCTCAGGAAGGCCCACCGGCCCCCCGACATCGGCCTGAAGACGTCCACCATCGTCCTCAAAAAACTGTCCATCGCCGAGATGGAAAGTCCTCCATCGAGAGACGAATCCTGCAGGTAAGAGTCCAAATTTTAACACAGTTTAATTAAACTATCcaaaaacagtttaaactgttttttaaaggtgttgATTGAACTTTATGGTCATTTTTGAGGTTGTTGTTGAGTTGCATTGAATTAGATGGAGAGCTGTTTATTAAAGGTGGTcaaatttttatattttatcaccAGTTTTATTCTCTAAATTGATTTTACAAAAAGAGGTCCACAGATTtattttccagagctttcagcaGCATCTCTAGGTTTTCCTCAGGTGAGGGAGCAGttgaaagctttttttgtttttgtcaaatttatTTCCAAGGGTCAATGAACTTTGACTCTTAACATGGTTTTAAACTGGTTAAAGGCAGAGACACACTGGTTTAAACTGGTTTTGAAATGGGTGAAACCATAGATTAACTGTTTTAAGAAGGTTTTAAATGGGGAAAACCAGATATAAAGTGGTTTAAAATGGGCAAAATTGTAAGATAACTGGCATAAATGGGTTTTTAAATGGTTGAATCTATAGATAAACTGTTTTAAGAAGTTCAGAGATGAACTGTTTTTAATTGGTGTTAATTGTTCAGATTAGACATAAACTGGTTTAATCTTGCAATAACTGGTTTAAATGGGTGTTAATATGGTTTAAAACAGACTAGTTTAAgtaatatttaaatgatataaaccAAATGACATTGATATTGTTAAGTGTATGTAGAttccatttttttaaagggttaaaaccaGAGATAAACTGTTATGTAAAAGTTTTAAACTGCTTAAAATCCAAGATAAACTGGTTTCAGTTGGTttgaaaatgggtcaaattggaGAGAAACTggattaaatatgttttaaaagaagAGCTGAACTGGTTTTAAACCACAGACACACTGGTGTGTCCTCCAGTCCTCAGCAGGGTGGTGAGTTACCGAGCGGCTCGGTCAAAACACCGAAGAGGAGAAACGGCACCCCAAGGAGAAGCTACACCCCCAGGGGGCAGAAGTGAGTCGGACCGGAACTGTCGATCAGTTTCAGCtctgagtcttttttttttttttttttttccctctgctgtGAGCCCAGAGGCTGCTGGGAGTTGGAGTCTGATAAAGTGGCAAAAACCTTTATCAACACCTGTGTGCACGTGgtgactttttatattttttcagcCTTTCTGCACAGATGGGTgtcacacagtaaaacacagatGGAGAAGATGAGTGAAGTGTCGTTTGTTCTCTTACTAAACGCAGTGATGTAATAACAAAATGTGTCGTCCAACAGAGCGACGACTCCATCCCGAAAGAAAGAACCGAAGACCCTGAAGGAACCTGGTCTGGGAGTCCTGTAAGTACATTTATACGAGTTTCCTGAAGTTCAAATCATCTTTATCTCtcacatgtgtgtattttaagtaattacagactgcacctttgtgtgatgtcatcagggccGAGGTGGATAACGAAAACTCACCGATGCTGCCGGACGCCGTCACGCCGAGGACCTCGAAGAGGAAGTCGGCCCAGCTGGTGTCGTCTCGCATCAGAAAACAGCTGTGAGTACGACAGGGTTGAGGTTAAGATGACTCTGACCTTTTGTAGTCATTATTACACCACTGAGTATGGACAGAATTATGAGGATAAAAATGCTCAGTGTTCAATTTGTAGAGAATTAATAGTTAAAATATCTATTTATCATATGCCCTCTGTTATTTCTTAATACAGTCATGTTATTTCTATTCATATTGTGCTAAAAACTAATTATACTATGTGAGATTGTTTGCTTCTGTTTTATGGAGCTGTAaccaatgattattttcattattgattaatctgattgatctttaaaatgaaaaaaaaagtccaagaTGCCGtcctaaaatgtctttttttatccacaactcaaagatattcagtataactcaagaaacaagaaaatattcagatttgagaagctggacCCAGAGAGGTTTtgaatttcttttctttaataaaacaacTTGATTTATAGTTGCAGATTTATGTCAGTCGTCACTTAGTTAGTCAACATTTTCTAGACTGAATCATTATGTGACTAATTGGGAATCAAACGTTTCAGCGAAGTGACAATAATCAGAATTATTATGGATTATTTATCAGCTCATGGGCTAATAAATGAagcagtaaataataaaaagaaacgtagggctgggtatcgttacTTGCTTCTATTCACACAATAGGTATCTAATGAggactcagttggtatcagtataaCTCTAAGGGTACTTCGATTGGTACTGGCATCggtatttattaaatgatgcaAAGTCCTAATTATAaggcacctttcatacaagggatgtagctcagAGTGCTTCacagacaaaaatacaatacagtaaaacaacagcaaataaacaaataaaaaacaagtgaaCTCTCTTAAAAAAAGTTTGTCTGTTGCTTCAGGAATCTTCTGGACAACCATCAGGACCTGAACTCAGACAGCGAGAACGAAGATGAGTTCATTCCCTCAAAGAAGGAGCTACAGAGCAGCAGCGAGGACGAAGGAGGTGATGAAGTGTTCGATAGCGACGAAGAGGTTGTAGCGAAGAAAGGTCGACACGCCGGGTCCCGCACTCCTCGCTCGAAGCAGAAAAGTCGCTCCTCCACCAGGACGCCGCGAAAAACTCCCAACAAGAAGGTACAAGTCCGACAGCTGAAAGGAGTTTTAAATCTGAAAGAATCTGTTCAGTTTTTCTCACTTCCAAGTTTCTTCTGTTTCCCGTTTTCGACAGATGGCGCCCGGCACGCCGAGGACTCCTCGTCACGCCACTCCCAGCATCCCCAGCAGGTCGCTGCCGGCGCGACAACCCGCCAACGTTCTGGAGGAGGCAAGAACgaggtgagagggagagagtccTTTGACCTTTAACCCCGATCTGCAGCAGCGAGAGACACACTGCAgaactaataaatacaataataatgttcATGATTTTTACCACAGCCACAAAACCCTACTCTCTGATTGGAATggaatataagaataaaaacatacaatagaACATTTCTTAAAGTAAGCAATTGTATGAAAGTTACAGTacgttttttttacatgttcaaAAATTAACATTCAATCTATCAATTTCACAGCACCAACtgatataactttatttaatttagtcTTTTTTCCAGTGTGAACTTCAGCATttcaatcaataaaatgtttttttttaatccacatgcattttattctattgtttAAAATTGGACCACAATTGCTGATTTATGCACATTTTCCAGGATGTATTAATTAATCTGGATTGAATTGatgatttcctgtttttcttttttgataatTTGCTGAATAAACCTGtaaattaaacagtttttctgtgtttgtgtcgtCAGGCTGCACGTGTCCTCAGTACCGGAGTCTCTGCCCTGCAGAGAGCAGGAGTTTCAGGACATCTACAGCTTCGTGGAGAGCAAAGTCATAGACGGCACTGGAGGGTAAGATCAGGATGAAAACAGCCAATCagtgtcttgtcttgtcttgacTCGTCCTCGTGGGTTTCCGGACTgacctgtgttgttgttttcaggtgTATGTATATCTCAGGTGTGCCAGGAACAGGTAAGACTGCCACGGTCCACGAGGTGATGCGCTGTCTAGAGCACGCGGCCGAAATGGACGAGATCCCTCCGTTCCACTTCATCGAGATCAACGGCATGAAGATGACGGACCCTCATCAGGCCTACGTCCAAATCCTGCAGGTCAGAATTTAgattttacttaatttaatttaagggTTTTTCCCACAATTTGAGTGAAAACCTTTTTAGCGTAGGAGCAACAAGCAAGAATA
The Scomber scombrus chromosome 8, fScoSco1.1, whole genome shotgun sequence DNA segment above includes these coding regions:
- the orc1 gene encoding origin recognition complex subunit 1, translating into MKYFTRKRIRRIYEWRGEPVNFNRKLKTYEYSSLAISLEDLPRTTIINTGQHIFIEGEDEDNPYVAKVVKLFGDESGEQKKAVVQWFCRVSEVPQSKLKLLGREPHPQEIFYYQARSCDEEVDAESILRPVQVKHLDGATPFPDSSDKETLYVKLSWNTKTFRVVNSALVEGFLSPPCPKPSLPPSPPCLPVAVTPASRGPARRALPTPDLAVMLRAASGEVRYSRATMSAGKASAMEVESLHSVTKLSASKCLSAKRRNASAGTPGVRKKLELNSENSLTNDDILNELLDEELELAQRLSSSPPQTLPLAHSLTPLRKAHRPPDIGLKTSTIVLKKLSIAEMESPPSRDESCSPQQGGELPSGSVKTPKRRNGTPRRSYTPRGQKATTPSRKKEPKTLKEPGLGVLAEVDNENSPMLPDAVTPRTSKRKSAQLVSSRIRKQLNLLDNHQDLNSDSENEDEFIPSKKELQSSSEDEGGDEVFDSDEEVVAKKGRHAGSRTPRSKQKSRSSTRTPRKTPNKKMAPGTPRTPRHATPSIPSRSLPARQPANVLEEARTRLHVSSVPESLPCREQEFQDIYSFVESKVIDGTGGCMYISGVPGTGKTATVHEVMRCLEHAAEMDEIPPFHFIEINGMKMTDPHQAYVQILQKLTGQKATADHAAALLEKRFSNPAPRKDTTVLLVDELDLLWTRKQNVMYNLFDWPTRRHARLVVLTIANTMDLPERIMINRVASRLGLTRMSFQPYTFKQLQQIIMSRLNKVKAFEEDALQLASRKVAALSGDARRCLDICRRATEICEHSAADPSATGLVGMSHVMEALNEMFSSAYITAIKCASVQEQLFLRAVIAEFRRLGLEEATFQQVFVQHQALCRVEGLQPISVSEGLSVCQRLGSCRLLLLEPSRLGILQRVRLNVSQDDVLYALKAD